In Dryobates pubescens isolate bDryPub1 chromosome 8, bDryPub1.pri, whole genome shotgun sequence, a genomic segment contains:
- the ZNF503 gene encoding zinc finger protein 503: MITSPSVSAIRGSKRSSSLSEPGGSPRRSRSAADLAGPNGHTGNNGSSSSAAAKPCFHAVPPSDPLRQANRLPIKVLKMLTARTGHILHPEYLQPLPSTPVSPIELDAKKSPLALLAQTCSQIGKPDPSPSSKLSSVTSNGSGSDKDSKSGPLKLSDIGVEDKSSFKPYSKPGAEKKEPGATGCTGAPAAGVAAGEKSGFRVPSATCQPFTPRTGSPNSSASACSPGLLPAEGKGVEDKKDSEGCGKSGGSGPEGGPGTTSISHSRISVSCAGINVEVNQHQESTPGSKPIASDSASSCSSTTATSSTSVLGSGLVAPVSPYKPGQTVFPLPPAGMSYPGTLAGAYAGYPPQFLPHGVALDPTKSSSLVGAQLAAASSLGCSKPAGSSPLAGASPPSVMTASLCRDPYCLSYHCASHLAGAAGASCAHDQALKSGYPLVYPTHPLHSVHSSLTGATPPSLAGHPLYPYGFMLPNDPQPHICNWVSANGPCDKRFATSEELLSHLRTHTAFPGTDKLLSSYPSSSSLASAAAAAMACHMHIPTTGAPGSPGTLALRSPHHALGLGSRYHPYSKSPLPTPGAPVPVPAATGPYYSPYALYGQRLTTASALGYQ; this comes from the exons ATGATCACATCGCCCTCGGTTTCTGCTATAAGAGGTAGTAagcgcagcagcagcctcagcgaGCCCGGAGGCAGCCCCCGCCGCAGCCGCAGCGCCGCCGACCTCGCCGGGCCGAACGGGCACACTGGGAATaacggcagcagcagcagcgccgccGCCAAGCCCTGCTTCCACGCCGTCCCCCCCTCGGACCCGCTACGCCAAGCTAACCGCCTTCCTATCAAAGTCTTGAAAATGCTCACGGCGCGGACTGGACACATTTTACACCCCGAATACCTGCAGCCTTTACCTTCCACGCCTGTCAGCCCTATCGAG CTGGATGCGAAGAAGAGTCCCTTGGCCCTTTTGGCACAAACTTGCTCGCAGATAGGGAAGCCGGACCCGTCCCCTTCCTCCAAACTCTCTTCGGTCACCTCCAATGGCTCCGGAAGCGACAAGGACTCCAAGTCGGGCCCCTTGAAGCTCAGCGACATCGGCGTGGAGGACAAGTCGAGCTTCAAGCCGTACTCCAAGCCGGGCGCAGAGAAGAAGGAGCCAGGGGCTACGGGCTGCACGGGCGCCCCCGCCGCGGGGGTCGCGGCCGGGGAGAAATCGGGATTCCGGGTGCCGAGCGCCACCTGCCAGCCGTTCACCCCAAGGACAggcagccccaactccagcGCCTCCGCCTGCTCGCCGGGGCTGCTGCCGGCCGAGGGCAAAGGCGTTGAGGACAAGAAGGACTCGGAGGGTTGTGGAAAAAGCGGCGGCTCCGGCCCAGAAGGAGGCCCGGGTACCACCAGCATCAGCCACAGCCGGATTAGCGTGAGCTGTGCCGGGATTAACGTGgaagtcaaccagcaccaggagagCACGCCGGGCTCCAAACCCATCGCCTCGGACTCCGCCTCCTCgtgcagcagcaccactgccacctcctccacctccgTCCTCGGCTCCGGCCTCGTGGCTCCAGTCTCCCCATACAAGCCGGGACAGACCGTCTTCCCGCTGCCCCCAGCGGGTATGAGCTACCCGGGGACGCTGGCTGGAGCCTATGCTGGCTACCCACCCCAGTTCCTGCCGCACGGAGTGGCCCTGGACCCCACCAAATCCTCCAGCCTAGTCGGGGCCCAGCTGgccgctgccagcagcctgggctgcagcaagccgGCAGGGTCGAGCCCGCTGGCGGGCGCGTCGCCGCCGTCGGTGATGACGGCGAGCCTGTGCCGAGACCCGTACTGTCTGAGCTACCACTGTGCCAGCCACCTGGCAGGCGCCGCTGGCGCCTCCTGCGCCCACGATCAGGCCCTCAAATCTGGATACCCCCTCGTCTACCCCACCCACCCTTTGCACAGCGTCCACTCCTCGCTGACCGGTGCCACACCACCCTCGTTAGCTGGTCACCCTTTGTACCCGTACGGCTTCATGCTCCCCAACGACCCCCAGCCACACATCTGCAACTGGGTGTCAGCCAATGGACCCTGTGACAAACGCTTTGCGACCTCAGAAGAGCTACTTAGCCACTTGCGGACCCATACTGCCTTCCCGGGCACCGATAAACTCCTCTCCAGCTACCCCAGCTCCTCATCACTGGCCAGCGCAGCAGCCGCGGCCATGGCATGCCACATGCACATCCCCACAACAGGCGCTCCGGGCAGCCCAGGCACACTGGCTCTGCGCAGCCCACATCATGCGCTGGGACTTGGCAGCCGCTACCACCCCTACTCCAAgagccctctgcccacccctggGGCCCCTGTGCCCGTGCCCGCTGCCACCGGACCATACTATTCTCCCTATGCACTCTATGGGCAGAGACTcaccacagcctcagccctggggtACCAGTGA